A genomic segment from Tuwongella immobilis encodes:
- the dpdJ gene encoding protein DpdJ: MAIDPFVDELLSYLERRETQLLSWGFFDAKFGPNEIERTLASEAPRRLNRLWQTRHASGERLDQLFVRLADAGLLYRPDPGVEAYRTRFGEGVRLIARLRQMFRANQWDNAPTLVSDLKLFLQRRRYPKQDQPPLDCWTDLEPNSASPDLEREVFLALAQGKDGGLLSFSGFQRRSFARIHRAYGQIGVSGTVVSAGTGAGKTKAFYVPALLKVAGDLHRPPFTKIVAIYPRNVLLADQLREALSEAAKLAPLLQQRGLRPIRFGALLGQTPWQDDFDKQQGGTVQAVAWNNWERLAEGFRIPFLRSPIDGSDLVWRNEDRAAGRFTLYPRGRTGGTPHVAQGVIAFTRDELLREPPDVLFLSAEMLNREMGNPVWEQVLGLGQPADRAPRLLLLDEVHAYEGIPGAQIAWILRRWRHWAKLRSLHVVGLSATLRDPVRHLSAVAGIRVDDIVSFSPNEEQRELKSESQEYNLLVKGDAGSGASLLSTTIQTGMLLTRLLTPLSLPPSPNGTLLPPDDYFARKVFGFTDNLDVVNRWMSDLVDAEQRKQLAALRLHPTHRQPPPNPPPSRTEIARMDALGQIWELPRRLGHDLTRPGTVGRCTSQTPGLDADRVLTVATSTLEVGYDDPNVGGVIQHKSPSSIASFVQRKGRAGRKRGTRPWTVVILSDFGRDRWDFQQAERLFSPQIPAIRLPTGNPYVLRIQAAYFLLDWLGRRVRSLYRRGPFTYLVRPTNDAGFQCRLGQVLNELLDCGELWGQFRSELITCLRQPMDADGNRLSEAEIDAVIWRAPRPLLREVIPTLYRKVIAGWQLADPTNAGRLEDAGVRHPLPGFLPQATFSDLEASEVRILLPGQNPSQEALGVGHALFETCPGRASKRYSLRPGDPGNWHPLSANLAGGDIPAPIQSVYPNAIDLGLVDGIRVYQPTEATLIQHVPLISESSYATWQWQSAFTVEGPGSSLPMPGSTTWAGAIRSVVAFLHRESSSVEVTRFAPNNRYEVLTTGPNGRTIRGRVLLQCTSDSRPADAAVGFRMKVDGLRVRIRAEHLATLSAAPPEIVGRFRVEYFLHLLKDNPTIGQRAGRFQAELLGQTAVAMLSATALRNKCSLQAAQPLLLSVRPAAADKVMRTFFQVADASGLSESRGRRQIRELWSDPVVAAEVAHLEAVLWAPPDAAFHDWCKRRYLATIAQAVRKAVANRDDNVSEDDLTADVVWDGHGNAEIFLTEQSPGGLGLIEQVFKRLRGDPSQFTDGLDHALDFCPRCENTAYVRGVVSASLDLTAHRRLARAFAVVRTARDMSATERAKATLRTALRESGFPATRDGIVSILTRVLRPGSNRSVDRVMNALNRLWRRREATLGIAVDLRVFAYLCVRTRRTREVLNRVIGQIGRGATATRRQLFAIVQQMLLLDCADSCPECLDQPNRYAPNYKPSRNLARFYLGRTGAEISVEDNPSDWLALVRSELAARAVTRLRVSTGMVADVTSKLPALLAHEIEVDYLLLPVRVRRVEEDGTDLVITLDLRDAAYV; the protein is encoded by the coding sequence ATGGCGATTGATCCGTTCGTTGATGAACTGCTGAGTTACCTCGAAAGGCGGGAGACGCAGCTCCTATCTTGGGGCTTTTTCGACGCCAAGTTCGGTCCGAACGAAATCGAACGGACTCTAGCATCGGAAGCCCCACGCCGCCTTAACCGACTGTGGCAAACAAGACACGCAAGCGGCGAGCGCCTCGACCAGTTGTTTGTTCGGCTTGCCGATGCCGGACTCCTCTACCGTCCTGACCCCGGAGTCGAGGCGTATCGCACGCGCTTTGGCGAGGGCGTCCGACTCATCGCCCGCCTTCGCCAGATGTTTCGTGCGAATCAGTGGGACAATGCTCCGACGCTCGTCTCCGATCTGAAGTTGTTCCTGCAACGGCGAAGGTATCCGAAGCAAGATCAGCCACCGCTCGATTGCTGGACCGATCTCGAACCGAACTCTGCATCCCCCGACCTTGAGCGGGAGGTGTTCCTGGCATTGGCACAGGGTAAGGATGGTGGCCTTCTGTCCTTCTCAGGATTTCAACGACGGTCCTTCGCCCGCATCCACCGCGCCTACGGTCAGATAGGTGTAAGCGGAACGGTTGTGAGTGCCGGCACGGGAGCTGGAAAGACGAAGGCGTTCTACGTTCCGGCATTGCTGAAAGTTGCGGGCGACCTCCACCGTCCACCCTTCACGAAGATTGTTGCCATCTACCCGCGAAACGTGCTTCTCGCCGACCAACTAAGGGAAGCACTTTCGGAAGCTGCTAAGCTCGCCCCGCTTTTGCAACAACGCGGCCTCCGTCCCATTCGCTTCGGTGCTCTCTTGGGCCAGACACCCTGGCAAGACGACTTTGATAAACAACAGGGCGGAACGGTACAGGCCGTTGCGTGGAACAACTGGGAGCGGCTTGCGGAAGGCTTTCGGATTCCGTTCCTGCGTTCACCAATCGATGGTTCCGATCTCGTCTGGCGGAACGAGGACCGCGCAGCAGGGCGATTTACCCTTTATCCACGCGGCAGGACTGGAGGCACGCCCCATGTCGCGCAAGGTGTGATTGCTTTCACACGCGATGAGTTGTTGCGGGAACCGCCGGATGTGCTTTTTCTCTCTGCAGAAATGCTTAACCGCGAGATGGGAAACCCGGTGTGGGAGCAGGTTCTTGGGCTTGGTCAGCCTGCCGACCGGGCACCGCGACTTCTGCTGCTCGATGAGGTTCACGCGTATGAAGGGATTCCTGGAGCGCAGATTGCGTGGATTCTCCGCAGGTGGCGGCATTGGGCGAAGCTGCGTTCGCTACACGTCGTCGGCCTCTCAGCAACGCTCCGAGATCCGGTTCGACACCTGTCAGCTGTGGCCGGAATACGAGTTGACGACATCGTTTCTTTTTCGCCGAATGAGGAACAGAGAGAACTCAAGAGCGAGTCGCAGGAGTACAACCTACTCGTGAAGGGGGATGCGGGTTCGGGTGCTAGCCTGCTTTCAACCACGATTCAGACGGGAATGCTCCTCACACGACTACTTACTCCTCTCAGTTTGCCGCCGTCACCAAACGGCACACTACTTCCGCCTGATGACTATTTCGCCCGAAAGGTGTTCGGATTCACGGACAATCTGGACGTTGTGAACCGCTGGATGAGCGACTTGGTGGATGCCGAGCAACGAAAGCAACTCGCTGCGCTTCGCCTTCACCCCACCCATCGACAACCCCCACCGAACCCGCCACCATCCCGGACAGAGATCGCCCGGATGGATGCGCTCGGTCAGATCTGGGAGTTACCGAGGCGGCTTGGCCATGACCTTACGCGCCCAGGGACTGTTGGGCGATGCACTTCGCAGACGCCGGGGCTTGATGCCGACCGGGTGCTTACGGTTGCGACGAGCACACTCGAAGTGGGCTATGACGACCCGAACGTAGGCGGAGTCATTCAACACAAGAGTCCATCCTCAATTGCGTCATTCGTTCAACGCAAAGGCCGTGCCGGGCGAAAGCGAGGGACTCGTCCGTGGACTGTCGTTATCTTGTCTGACTTCGGGCGTGACCGGTGGGATTTCCAGCAGGCTGAAAGGCTATTCTCTCCGCAGATACCAGCCATTCGGCTTCCGACCGGCAACCCCTATGTGCTTCGGATTCAAGCTGCGTACTTCCTTCTTGATTGGCTGGGGCGACGAGTGAGAAGCCTCTATCGGCGAGGCCCGTTCACTTATCTCGTGAGACCAACGAACGATGCTGGATTCCAGTGTCGGCTCGGTCAGGTTCTAAATGAGTTGCTCGATTGCGGTGAACTCTGGGGGCAGTTCCGCTCCGAACTCATCACCTGCCTTCGGCAACCAATGGACGCGGATGGCAACAGGCTTTCTGAAGCCGAAATCGATGCCGTGATTTGGCGCGCACCGCGACCGCTTCTGCGAGAGGTGATTCCAACCCTTTACCGCAAGGTGATCGCAGGCTGGCAACTCGCTGACCCAACAAATGCGGGACGTCTTGAAGATGCCGGCGTGCGGCATCCGCTCCCCGGTTTTCTCCCGCAAGCGACGTTTTCAGACCTGGAAGCATCCGAAGTCCGCATCCTCCTTCCCGGACAAAACCCGTCACAGGAAGCGTTGGGGGTGGGGCACGCACTCTTTGAGACATGTCCCGGCCGGGCTTCAAAGCGTTACTCACTTAGGCCCGGTGATCCGGGAAACTGGCATCCGCTCTCGGCTAATCTCGCAGGCGGTGATATACCCGCGCCGATTCAGTCTGTTTACCCGAACGCCATCGATCTCGGTTTGGTCGATGGTATCCGGGTTTACCAGCCGACCGAGGCGACACTCATTCAGCACGTTCCCCTCATCTCCGAGAGCAGCTACGCGACTTGGCAATGGCAAAGTGCGTTTACGGTTGAAGGGCCGGGGAGTTCGCTTCCTATGCCGGGCAGCACGACGTGGGCAGGAGCGATCAGGTCAGTTGTGGCGTTCCTGCATCGCGAGTCCTCGTCGGTCGAGGTGACACGATTTGCCCCGAACAACCGCTACGAAGTGCTCACGACCGGCCCAAATGGCCGAACGATCCGAGGGCGCGTTCTCCTTCAGTGCACCTCAGATTCTAGGCCGGCAGATGCCGCCGTAGGTTTCCGGATGAAGGTGGACGGCTTGCGTGTCCGGATTCGCGCCGAACACTTGGCAACTCTGAGTGCTGCACCTCCTGAAATCGTTGGGCGCTTCCGAGTCGAGTATTTCCTTCATCTACTGAAGGATAACCCGACCATCGGGCAGCGGGCGGGCCGGTTCCAAGCCGAACTTCTCGGCCAGACTGCGGTCGCCATGCTGTCGGCAACCGCACTCAGGAACAAGTGTTCGCTTCAGGCAGCACAACCGCTTCTTCTAAGCGTCCGCCCTGCGGCTGCCGACAAGGTGATGCGGACGTTTTTCCAGGTCGCGGATGCCTCGGGCCTGAGCGAGAGCAGAGGCAGGCGTCAGATCCGCGAACTCTGGTCAGACCCCGTAGTTGCAGCCGAGGTAGCCCACCTCGAAGCGGTGCTTTGGGCACCGCCTGATGCTGCTTTCCACGATTGGTGCAAGCGACGCTACCTCGCAACCATCGCGCAAGCGGTAAGAAAGGCTGTCGCCAACCGCGACGATAACGTCTCGGAGGATGACCTCACAGCTGATGTGGTCTGGGACGGGCACGGCAACGCCGAGATATTCCTGACCGAACAGAGTCCGGGTGGCCTCGGCCTCATCGAACAGGTCTTTAAGCGACTCCGTGGCGACCCATCGCAGTTCACCGACGGGCTTGATCATGCACTTGACTTCTGCCCACGTTGCGAGAACACCGCGTATGTGCGAGGCGTCGTAAGCGCCTCGCTTGACCTCACCGCGCACAGGAGACTGGCAAGAGCTTTTGCCGTAGTACGAACGGCACGGGATATGTCTGCGACCGAGCGGGCAAAGGCGACTCTCCGAACCGCACTCAGGGAATCAGGATTTCCTGCAACTCGCGATGGAATCGTCTCGATCCTGACTCGCGTGCTTCGTCCGGGAAGTAACCGCTCCGTCGATCGGGTCATGAATGCACTAAACCGACTGTGGCGACGGAGAGAGGCGACTCTTGGAATCGCGGTCGATCTCCGGGTATTCGCCTATCTCTGCGTCCGAACGCGACGGACACGCGAAGTGCTTAACCGCGTGATCGGCCAAATTGGGCGGGGAGCAACCGCGACAAGGCGGCAACTCTTTGCGATCGTTCAGCAGATGCTCCTGCTCGATTGTGCCGATAGCTGCCCGGAGTGCCTCGACCAACCAAACCGCTATGCTCCGAATTATAAACCTTCGCGAAACCTGGCTCGGTTCTATCTGGGGCGAACAGGTGCCGAGATTTCGGTTGAAGACAATCCTTCCGACTGGTTAGCACTTGTGCGGTCAGAACTTGCTGCGCGTGCCGTAACTCGCCTTCGTGTGAGCACCGGGATGGTTGCCGATGTTACCTCGAAACTCCCTGCGCTACTCGCTCACGAAATTGAAGTCGATTACCTGCTCCTACCCGTCCGTGTGAGACGAGTAGAAGAAGACGGAACGGACTTGGTCATTACGCTCGATCTGAGGGATGCCGCATATGTCTAG
- a CDS encoding AAA family ATPase, whose protein sequence is MAQIPLPVCWEVERVADAVTTLAKVSEEKAGYFLATHAPIKHLIGEKGFVTQEGGKLRDQELYEQLMEGWEHRKPGQDLSVLVWGEAGTGKSHLITWTKLRLDADAHKYPNVLAVLVRRKNGSLKDALSQIIEQLGEKFGKYLQPVKDAIARLSEETARQQLRQAIALELGPRRIDRGRKPIVETDKKLRYLAAACGQSTGFGRWLTRDGGVVARAIKLLIEESDVTDRENRPRFTGDDLKILNAADKHAKVNSGEVCELIDELDSNDALLHRAAALINEAMDDAIAEMTGLSGGNLYRIFENIRRDLKAEKKRLALFIEDVSAMSVLDLEVVKAVEPRGDDSLCPLLAVMGVTDAGFKNRLRDNDKQRVTHIASLGNKAVNYWKEDAEGLAEFTARYLNAVRLSPKEIEKVAAHRRKGDDVSISKCTHCKQADRCHKAFGKVTFDGVDVGLYPFTLQAPIRLLSGLTVNENLGIAKTPRGYLENVVGPVLRDTTAIVEHEFPRPETLTHVDKTPPHYWTAFENNFGGNWSDTDKRRARLLAQYWASSDISSAEGAAQALDGFLGVLGLPDFTEKVKKIPEGESQPKPATPANEPTKPKQNTIPPQLSKTLGNLDVWINGGELRDDKRVREWLAALIRKCIPWDDLREPPRAVWQSLINKGKDEDAEAYAYIRIEGQVARVASQRFFVDFPRTQETRELIEALARFQYEGSNSWSFEQGEWHKRVVARWLRSHETEVVQSLQPKGDVSPDVAIGVAASLLSLAAIIRERRKLPESQTEFVASIVKPLAEGRDKLVPFSPKKEDWRSLVRDDSKLGEPGKVVALTKRWQDLAGNLYSRHASWLRFVHEELEVPQGRTGEVNFIDPRPLLAVIEPLRKDLSIGRLDDAYFSDFWENRFTRLGKTERYGELSTALAEERAEIGRIAGEVKEKLEAWGYPASDSAGALRAFLSDFAEVHEARKISNVIVSDSEFESLQRSQHLTRRVEIWGKALTEAGSVASGTDSIEVLTFDPRELLDLHSAVRILNNFLTRLEKEVSDTEVDLAVDGDPEAIKTQLLSTLDQLARTAEGSSDDETQELEGSA, encoded by the coding sequence ATGGCACAGATACCGCTCCCGGTTTGTTGGGAAGTAGAACGAGTTGCCGATGCCGTGACCACGCTTGCTAAGGTGAGCGAGGAGAAGGCTGGATACTTCCTGGCAACTCATGCACCCATCAAGCATTTGATTGGCGAGAAGGGCTTTGTTACGCAAGAGGGCGGCAAACTTCGGGATCAGGAGTTGTACGAACAACTCATGGAAGGTTGGGAACATCGGAAACCGGGTCAGGATCTCTCGGTTCTCGTGTGGGGTGAAGCCGGGACAGGTAAGTCTCACCTGATCACTTGGACAAAACTTCGTCTCGATGCGGATGCTCATAAATACCCAAACGTCCTCGCGGTTCTTGTTCGTCGAAAGAACGGAAGCCTAAAGGATGCCCTTTCGCAGATCATCGAACAACTGGGTGAGAAGTTCGGGAAGTATCTGCAACCCGTGAAGGACGCTATCGCGCGCCTTTCGGAAGAGACTGCCAGACAACAACTTCGACAAGCGATTGCCTTGGAACTTGGCCCACGAAGAATTGATCGCGGACGGAAGCCGATTGTCGAGACCGACAAGAAACTGCGTTACCTCGCTGCGGCCTGCGGACAGTCGACGGGTTTCGGCCGATGGCTCACTCGGGATGGTGGCGTAGTGGCACGGGCTATCAAACTCCTAATCGAAGAAAGTGATGTCACTGATCGCGAGAATCGACCACGGTTTACGGGTGATGATCTAAAAATCCTCAATGCGGCGGACAAGCATGCTAAAGTAAATAGTGGTGAAGTCTGCGAACTGATTGATGAGTTGGACAGCAATGACGCCCTCCTGCATCGAGCCGCCGCCCTCATCAACGAAGCCATGGACGACGCCATCGCGGAGATGACCGGCCTTTCAGGCGGCAATCTGTATCGAATTTTTGAGAACATTCGGCGAGATCTTAAAGCGGAAAAGAAGCGACTTGCGCTCTTTATCGAAGATGTGTCGGCAATGTCGGTACTCGACCTTGAGGTTGTGAAAGCCGTGGAGCCGCGTGGGGATGACAGCCTCTGCCCGCTCCTCGCGGTCATGGGTGTTACCGATGCCGGGTTTAAGAATAGGCTGCGGGACAACGACAAGCAGCGTGTGACGCACATTGCGAGTTTGGGCAACAAAGCAGTTAACTACTGGAAAGAGGATGCAGAGGGGCTCGCTGAGTTCACAGCCCGGTACTTGAACGCGGTGCGTCTCTCGCCGAAAGAAATTGAGAAAGTAGCTGCACACCGCCGTAAGGGCGACGATGTCTCGATTAGCAAGTGTACTCACTGCAAGCAGGCTGATCGCTGCCACAAGGCATTCGGCAAGGTCACGTTCGATGGGGTAGATGTGGGTCTTTACCCATTCACGTTACAAGCTCCGATCCGACTTCTGTCTGGCCTAACTGTGAACGAAAACCTAGGAATTGCAAAAACGCCACGCGGCTACCTTGAAAACGTCGTAGGACCTGTCCTTCGCGATACTACTGCGATTGTTGAGCACGAATTCCCACGTCCCGAAACGCTGACGCATGTCGATAAGACTCCGCCGCACTACTGGACTGCATTTGAAAATAACTTCGGTGGCAACTGGTCGGATACCGACAAACGCCGTGCTCGGTTGCTCGCTCAGTATTGGGCATCGTCTGATATCAGTTCGGCTGAAGGTGCAGCTCAGGCCCTCGACGGCTTCTTGGGTGTGCTTGGGCTTCCGGACTTTACCGAGAAGGTAAAGAAGATACCTGAGGGAGAGTCGCAACCAAAACCTGCGACTCCTGCGAATGAGCCGACAAAGCCAAAGCAGAATACGATACCACCACAGCTTTCCAAAACGCTTGGGAATCTGGATGTCTGGATTAATGGCGGTGAGCTCAGGGACGACAAGAGGGTTCGCGAGTGGCTCGCTGCATTGATTCGCAAGTGCATCCCGTGGGACGACTTGAGAGAGCCTCCCCGTGCTGTCTGGCAGTCACTCATTAACAAGGGGAAAGACGAAGATGCTGAGGCTTATGCGTACATCCGGATCGAAGGGCAAGTCGCAAGAGTAGCTAGTCAGCGATTCTTTGTCGATTTCCCACGGACTCAGGAGACCAGGGAACTAATCGAAGCCCTCGCTCGTTTCCAGTACGAAGGCAGTAATTCGTGGTCGTTCGAGCAGGGCGAATGGCATAAGCGAGTAGTCGCTCGCTGGCTCAGGTCGCATGAGACCGAGGTCGTCCAGTCCCTGCAACCGAAGGGCGATGTGTCGCCCGACGTGGCAATCGGTGTCGCCGCCTCCCTTCTAAGCCTTGCTGCCATTATCCGCGAACGTAGAAAGTTGCCGGAGTCTCAGACAGAGTTCGTAGCCTCGATCGTGAAGCCTCTTGCGGAAGGTCGGGACAAACTTGTTCCCTTCTCGCCGAAGAAAGAGGACTGGCGTTCTCTGGTTCGGGATGACTCAAAATTGGGGGAGCCAGGGAAAGTCGTGGCCCTCACAAAACGCTGGCAAGACCTAGCAGGCAACCTCTATTCGCGGCACGCATCTTGGTTGCGGTTCGTTCATGAGGAACTCGAAGTTCCGCAAGGACGAACGGGGGAAGTGAACTTCATTGATCCTCGGCCACTTCTCGCGGTTATCGAACCACTGAGGAAGGACCTCAGTATTGGTCGGCTGGACGATGCATATTTCAGCGATTTCTGGGAAAACAGATTCACACGTCTTGGAAAAACGGAGCGGTACGGCGAACTCTCCACTGCCCTCGCTGAAGAACGAGCGGAAATTGGTCGGATTGCGGGTGAGGTCAAAGAGAAGCTGGAAGCATGGGGCTACCCCGCTTCAGATTCGGCGGGGGCGCTAAGAGCATTTCTGTCGGATTTCGCTGAGGTTCACGAAGCCCGCAAAATTAGCAATGTTATCGTGTCGGATTCTGAATTCGAGAGCCTCCAGCGTTCTCAGCACCTCACCAGGCGAGTCGAAATTTGGGGTAAGGCTCTAACTGAGGCAGGCTCCGTCGCGAGCGGAACCGATTCAATTGAAGTTCTCACGTTCGACCCGCGCGAGTTGCTCGACCTCCACTCAGCAGTCCGAATACTTAACAATTTCCTGACCCGCCTCGAGAAGGAAGTTTCGGACACAGAAGTTGACCTTGCTGTGGACGGAGACCCGGAGGCAATCAAGACTCAACTCTTGTCCACATTGGACCAACTCGCCAGAACGGCAGAAGGGAGTAGCGATGACGAAACTCAAGAGCTTGAAGGATCGGCTTGA
- a CDS encoding phospholipase D-like domain-containing protein translates to MSSRDVWSRGGREPLRDLLVGSLTSLLIHPEDERPAYFSSPWMSDFPLFDNQFRQYTALFPEQPDEPQVWFTGFLEMLSRKRPVRIITVREHKVSERFAAHPRFHRAGKLEVRFAPTEYHEKGILAPFFYIEGSMNITFSGVNVRSEKVVFHATDDTMGVEKVARAYLEFDRFWGSLK, encoded by the coding sequence ATGTCTAGCCGTGACGTGTGGTCGCGGGGCGGGAGAGAACCCCTTCGCGACCTTCTAGTTGGATCGCTGACTTCGCTCCTCATCCACCCGGAGGATGAGCGTCCTGCCTACTTCTCTTCGCCCTGGATGAGCGACTTTCCGCTCTTTGACAATCAGTTTCGCCAGTACACGGCGCTTTTCCCGGAACAACCTGATGAACCGCAGGTGTGGTTCACTGGCTTCCTTGAAATGCTCTCTCGCAAACGTCCGGTGAGGATCATAACCGTACGGGAACACAAGGTGTCGGAGCGTTTTGCTGCTCATCCACGATTTCATCGGGCAGGAAAACTCGAAGTGCGATTCGCTCCGACCGAGTACCACGAGAAGGGGATTCTAGCCCCGTTCTTCTACATCGAAGGTTCAATGAACATCACTTTCAGTGGCGTGAATGTGCGAAGCGAGAAGGTCGTATTTCACGCCACTGACGACACAATGGGCGTCGAGAAGGTGGCACGGGCTTACCTTGAGTTTGATCGCTTTTGGGGGAGTCTCAAATGA
- a CDS encoding HNH endonuclease, with protein sequence MPKKDMTAGEVLCTYLKRNILDEGIWPNLTVALSSTGRGEQWVEFVEEVVATQLTGRLVTAGKSIAENLGGLATVGGLQFKQQLYDITTETMLASLEKTAKSKLTNLVERAVLATYGNVSDADKKILRGEVGRNPRCYLCNQMLEMRLDTEPSDEHRKRAVEYEHVWPRAFGGNTEIENLALSCHDCNQRKANFANWAMVDIQSLVLGFNPSGNALEKIPGLRRFAMLSYAAHRMASKESLSLKAAHLRLQNRVAVPRVQRTADVADFFNLLGHTESN encoded by the coding sequence GTGCCCAAGAAAGACATGACTGCTGGTGAAGTACTATGCACCTACCTCAAACGAAACATCCTCGATGAAGGGATTTGGCCAAACCTTACGGTGGCGCTCTCCTCTACTGGCCGTGGAGAGCAGTGGGTCGAGTTTGTCGAAGAGGTGGTTGCCACTCAACTCACTGGCAGGCTCGTTACAGCAGGGAAGTCGATTGCTGAGAATCTAGGTGGATTAGCGACTGTGGGAGGATTGCAGTTTAAGCAGCAACTGTACGACATAACCACCGAGACCATGTTGGCCTCGCTCGAAAAAACTGCGAAGAGTAAACTGACCAATCTGGTCGAACGTGCAGTTCTCGCGACTTATGGCAACGTCTCGGATGCCGACAAGAAGATATTGCGGGGAGAGGTCGGAAGAAATCCTCGCTGCTACCTCTGTAACCAAATGCTTGAGATGCGACTGGATACCGAACCTTCCGACGAGCACCGGAAGCGTGCTGTGGAGTACGAGCATGTGTGGCCGCGAGCGTTTGGTGGAAACACGGAGATTGAAAACTTGGCATTGTCTTGTCATGACTGCAATCAGCGCAAGGCCAATTTCGCGAACTGGGCAATGGTCGATATTCAGTCTCTTGTGCTCGGATTTAACCCGAGTGGCAACGCGCTTGAAAAGATCCCAGGCTTGCGAAGGTTCGCGATGCTCTCCTACGCAGCGCACAGGATGGCGAGTAAGGAATCGCTCAGTTTAAAAGCGGCTCACCTGCGACTCCAGAATAGAGTCGCTGTTCCGAGAGTTCAACGGACGGCCGATGTGGCCGACTTCTTCAACCTGCTCGGTCATACGGAGAGTAACTGA